The Thioalkalivibrio sulfidiphilus HL-EbGr7 genome includes a window with the following:
- the speD gene encoding adenosylmethionine decarboxylase, producing MARHDKRLKLHGFNNLTKSLSFNIYDICYAPSEQHRGEYIEYIDEAYNAERLTQILTEVANIIGANILDISRQDYDPQGASVTMLISEEPIATEKIGYTEGPGPGPLPETVLAHLDKSHITVHTYPESHPAGGISTFRADIDVSTCGRISPLRALNFLIHSLESDIVIMDYRVRGFTRDIRGKKHFIDHKINSIQNFLSRDTQDRYQMVDVNVYQEYLFHTKMLIKEFDIDQYLFGMGKEDYSPKELKRIERLLQREMAEIFYGKNVGRI from the coding sequence GTGGCACGTCACGACAAGCGTCTCAAGCTCCACGGGTTCAACAACCTCACCAAGAGCCTGAGCTTCAACATCTACGACATCTGCTACGCGCCCAGCGAGCAGCATCGTGGCGAGTACATCGAGTACATCGACGAGGCCTACAACGCCGAGCGGCTCACCCAGATCCTCACCGAGGTGGCCAACATCATCGGCGCCAACATCCTGGATATCTCCCGCCAGGACTATGACCCCCAGGGCGCCAGCGTCACCATGCTGATCTCCGAGGAGCCCATCGCCACGGAGAAGATCGGCTACACTGAGGGCCCGGGCCCCGGCCCCCTGCCCGAGACCGTGCTCGCCCACCTGGACAAGAGTCACATCACGGTCCACACCTATCCCGAGAGCCATCCCGCCGGCGGCATCAGCACCTTCCGGGCGGACATCGATGTCTCCACCTGCGGGCGCATCTCGCCCCTGCGCGCCCTGAACTTCCTGATCCACAGCCTCGAGTCCGACATCGTCATCATGGACTACCGGGTGCGCGGCTTCACCCGCGACATCCGCGGCAAGAAGCACTTCATCGACCACAAGATCAATTCCATCCAGAACTTCCTGTCCCGGGACACCCAGGACCGCTACCAGATGGTGGATGTGAACGTCTACCAGGAGTACCTGTTCCACACCAAGATGCTGATCAAGGAGTTCGACATCGATCAGTATCTGTTCGGCATGGGCAAGGAAGACTACTCCCCCAAGGAGCTCAAGCGCATCGAGCGCCTCCTGCAGCGGGAGATGGCGGAGATCTTCTACGGCAAGAATGTAGGAAGGATCTAG
- a CDS encoding OsmC family protein → MKARIKWLDHMSFVGESGSGHSVVMDGPPEAGGRNLGPRPMEMLLLGMGGCTSFDVVMILQRSRQTITGCEVEIEAERAETEPKVFTRIHVHFIVTGRGLSEKHVERAVKLSAEKYCSASIMLGAMAEITHDFEIREVCPDESPAGEGA, encoded by the coding sequence ATGAAGGCGCGCATAAAATGGCTTGATCACATGAGTTTCGTGGGGGAATCCGGCAGTGGCCACTCGGTGGTCATGGACGGCCCCCCGGAGGCCGGCGGGCGTAATCTGGGGCCCCGGCCCATGGAAATGCTGCTGCTGGGCATGGGCGGCTGCACCAGCTTCGACGTGGTCATGATCTTGCAACGTTCGCGCCAAACCATCACGGGCTGCGAGGTGGAGATCGAGGCCGAGCGGGCCGAGACCGAGCCCAAGGTGTTCACCCGCATCCACGTGCATTTCATCGTCACCGGGCGCGGCCTGTCCGAGAAGCACGTGGAGCGGGCGGTGAAGCTGTCGGCGGAGAAATACTGCTCCGCCTCCATCATGCTGGGCGCCATGGCCGAGATCACCCACGATTTCGAGATCCGCGAGGTCTGTCCCGACGAGTCACCGGCCGGGGAGGGCGCATGA
- the trpC gene encoding indole-3-glycerol phosphate synthase TrpC, producing the protein MTNNTDILTRILARKREEVAERSARTSLEDLRRFVDAAPAVRPFLGALEAKIHAGQAAVIAEIKKASPSKGLLREDFDPEAIAKRYEAGGAACLSVLTDHDFFQGSEAYLEDARAACGLPVLRKDFMIDPYQVYEARVMGADCVLLIVSALDDVKLRDLLALTHELGMNVLIEVHDREELERALRLDARLIGINNRNLRSFETRLETTLDLLAMMPADRLVVTESGIHTRDDVARMRNAGVHAFLVGEAFMRASDPGARLAELFG; encoded by the coding sequence ATGACCAACAACACCGACATTCTGACCAGGATCCTCGCCCGCAAGCGCGAGGAGGTCGCCGAACGCAGTGCGCGCACCTCCCTGGAGGATCTGCGCCGCTTCGTCGATGCCGCTCCCGCCGTGCGTCCTTTCCTTGGGGCGCTTGAGGCGAAGATCCATGCCGGGCAGGCCGCGGTGATCGCCGAGATCAAGAAGGCCAGCCCCAGCAAGGGACTGCTGCGCGAGGATTTCGACCCCGAGGCCATCGCGAAGCGCTACGAGGCGGGTGGCGCCGCCTGTCTGTCGGTGCTCACCGACCACGACTTCTTCCAGGGCAGTGAGGCCTACCTGGAGGACGCCCGGGCCGCCTGTGGTCTGCCGGTGCTGCGCAAGGACTTCATGATCGACCCCTACCAGGTCTACGAGGCCCGGGTGATGGGCGCGGACTGCGTGCTGCTGATCGTCTCCGCCCTGGACGATGTGAAATTGCGTGACCTGCTCGCGCTGACCCACGAGCTGGGCATGAATGTGCTGATCGAGGTCCATGACCGCGAGGAGCTGGAGCGGGCGCTCAGGCTCGATGCCCGGTTGATCGGCATCAACAACCGCAACCTGCGCAGTTTCGAGACGCGGCTGGAAACGACCCTGGACCTGCTGGCGATGATGCCGGCGGACCGGCTGGTGGTGACCGAGAGCGGAATTCACACCCGGGATGATGTGGCGCGCATGCGCAACGCCGGCGTGCATGCCTTCCTGGTGGGCGAGGCCTTCATGCGGGCTTCGGATCCGGGAGCGCGGTTGGCGGAGTTGTTCGGGTGA
- the crp gene encoding cAMP-activated global transcriptional regulator CRP: MEKLLSHCHRRQYPARSTIVHAGDRPETLYYIIQGSVSVTIEDDEGHEMVLAYLNPGQFFGEMGIFASQTRSAGITTRTATETAEIAYPKFLELAMQDPQILFLLASQLAVRLRDTSRKVIDLAFLDVTGRIARTLVELSQQPDALTHPDGMQIRITRQELAKIVGCSREMAGRVLKDLEERGLITAHGKTIVVFGVR, from the coding sequence TTGGAAAAGCTTCTTTCCCACTGCCACCGTCGGCAGTATCCGGCGCGCTCCACCATCGTGCACGCCGGGGATCGTCCGGAGACGCTCTACTATATCATTCAGGGTTCGGTGAGCGTGACCATCGAGGACGACGAGGGCCACGAGATGGTGCTGGCCTATCTGAATCCCGGTCAGTTCTTCGGCGAGATGGGCATCTTTGCGTCCCAGACGCGCAGCGCCGGGATCACCACCCGCACCGCGACCGAAACCGCCGAGATCGCCTACCCCAAGTTTCTGGAACTGGCCATGCAGGATCCGCAGATCCTGTTCCTGCTGGCCTCCCAGCTGGCGGTGCGCCTGCGCGACACCAGCCGCAAGGTCATCGACCTCGCCTTCCTGGACGTGACCGGCCGCATTGCCCGCACCCTGGTGGAACTCTCTCAGCAGCCCGACGCGCTGACCCACCCCGACGGCATGCAGATCCGCATCACCCGCCAGGAACTGGCGAAGATCGTGGGCTGCTCCCGGGAGATGGCCGGACGCGTGCTCAAGGACCTGGAAGAACGCGGCCTGATCACCGCCCATGGCAAGACGATCGTCGTCTTCGGCGTGAGATAA
- a CDS encoding efflux RND transporter periplasmic adaptor subunit, whose translation MQKSNSRASTAALHFEEALMTPKNIRLLFGAALLAALGAGFGLAQLIPHTEHAAHVKGDDHDDHDDHDDEAPEGVVILTARQIEASGIGIVAVGRGGGNETRLTGRVESALDARTAISAIVGGRVEQVQVAPGSPVEAGQTLVVVISGEAATLRANAEAAAAEAEASRLEYRRDSNLVELGVVARRELEASRARSLAADAAARAAQAQVVAAGAPDAQGRVAIVSPIAGVVGTVQVTPGGFVAAGGGVAEVSNPAQTELVFTAPPALAAQVISGSRIEVRSPSGDFEAVVLGVAANVREQGNATLIRARPVSGVLPPAGSPVTGVIVTDRQEDGLTVPADAVQTVDGRSVVFVATDEGFRATPVLAGRQAGGHIEILNGLDGSERIVGINAFLLKAELAKGEAEHSH comes from the coding sequence GTGCAGAAGTCGAACTCGCGCGCCTCGACGGCCGCGCTCCATTTTGAGGAAGCATTGATGACACCCAAAAATATCCGGCTCCTCTTTGGAGCAGCACTGCTTGCCGCACTTGGAGCGGGCTTTGGCCTTGCCCAACTGATCCCCCACACGGAGCACGCTGCTCACGTCAAGGGCGATGATCACGATGACCATGACGACCACGATGACGAGGCGCCCGAAGGTGTTGTCATCCTGACGGCGCGACAAATCGAGGCGTCAGGCATCGGTATCGTCGCGGTGGGTCGTGGCGGCGGCAACGAGACTCGACTGACGGGGCGGGTCGAATCCGCCCTGGACGCACGCACAGCGATCTCCGCCATCGTGGGCGGCCGAGTCGAGCAGGTACAGGTCGCACCCGGCTCTCCGGTTGAAGCGGGCCAGACGCTGGTTGTGGTGATCAGCGGCGAAGCCGCCACTCTGCGCGCCAATGCCGAGGCCGCGGCCGCCGAAGCGGAAGCCTCACGCCTGGAGTATCGACGTGACTCGAATCTGGTTGAACTGGGCGTGGTTGCCCGCCGGGAACTGGAAGCGTCCCGCGCCCGCTCACTGGCCGCCGATGCGGCAGCCAGGGCGGCACAGGCACAGGTGGTGGCAGCCGGCGCCCCCGACGCACAGGGCCGTGTCGCCATCGTCAGCCCGATCGCGGGTGTTGTCGGCACAGTCCAAGTCACGCCGGGCGGATTCGTCGCTGCCGGTGGTGGCGTCGCGGAGGTCTCCAATCCCGCGCAGACCGAACTCGTCTTCACCGCGCCACCGGCCCTGGCGGCGCAGGTGATCTCCGGATCTCGCATCGAAGTCAGAAGCCCCTCCGGCGATTTCGAAGCGGTGGTATTAGGGGTGGCCGCCAATGTGCGTGAGCAAGGCAATGCCACCCTCATCCGGGCTCGTCCGGTTTCGGGCGTCCTGCCACCCGCCGGCTCGCCAGTGACGGGGGTCATTGTTACCGATAGGCAGGAAGATGGCCTGACCGTCCCCGCCGACGCGGTGCAAACGGTGGACGGGCGATCGGTGGTGTTCGTCGCCACTGACGAAGGCTTCCGGGCAACGCCGGTGCTCGCTGGCCGTCAAGCTGGCGGCCATATCGAGATACTGAACGGGCTTGATGGCTCAGAGCGCATCGTTGGGATCAACGCCTTCCTCTTAAAAGCCGAACTCGCCAAAGGCGAGGCCGAACACAGCCACTGA
- a CDS encoding VOC family protein translates to MSSVNRPPATAGMRHLALFVRDLAASEHFYVDLLGMRVEWRPDAENLYLTSGCDNLALHVGEVSGEETRLDHLGFILRRMEDVDPWYEFLKSHGVLMDTAPRTHRDGARSFYCRDPEGNRVQMIWHPPIAGACG, encoded by the coding sequence ATGAGCAGCGTCAACCGGCCACCCGCCACGGCGGGCATGCGGCATCTGGCCCTGTTCGTCCGGGACCTGGCCGCCAGCGAGCATTTCTATGTGGACCTGCTGGGCATGCGCGTGGAATGGCGCCCGGACGCGGAAAACCTCTACCTTACCTCCGGTTGCGACAACCTGGCACTGCACGTGGGCGAGGTATCGGGCGAGGAGACCCGGCTGGATCACCTGGGCTTCATCCTGCGCCGCATGGAGGACGTGGACCCCTGGTACGAATTCCTCAAAAGCCACGGGGTGCTCATGGATACCGCCCCGCGCACCCACCGGGACGGCGCCCGCAGCTTCTACTGCCGGGATCCCGAGGGCAACCGGGTGCAGATGATCTGGCATCCCCCCATCGCCGGCGCCTGCGGCTAG
- a CDS encoding TolC family protein, producing MSMLFGRPLCAVGFAVVATAITLALPARAEPAPPYETLIEHLDRTPATLEAEALLDAARARAQQARALPNPSISLEAENAYGRSPFTGYGAAETTFSVSQPLELWGQRGARIGAARAEADAAGLRRDQSRWAVAGRLALIYAEAEAASLQHELAAEALSLTQADASAVMALVEEGREAVLRGVQAESEVEAARAVVDETRANRDAAFARLAAVAMLTEPVTSIETSLLNRAPNPFTPDARNPLAVQIAEAELDAAGEFVNVERLRARPDVTASLGVRRFEEYDTQALTFGISVSLPLFDRNTGAISAARAEQRAAEARLASLKLEAQADRSAAQARLDASITRTRAADNGVAATEEAYRLARAGFDAGRISQLELRSIRAALIAARNTAVDARLARVRAEVELARLDGRAPF from the coding sequence ATGTCCATGTTGTTCGGCCGACCGCTATGCGCGGTTGGCTTCGCTGTGGTCGCCACAGCAATCACGCTGGCACTGCCAGCAAGGGCCGAACCCGCCCCACCTTATGAAACACTGATCGAGCATCTCGATCGAACCCCGGCAACACTTGAAGCCGAAGCATTACTCGATGCCGCCAGGGCGCGCGCGCAACAAGCCCGTGCGTTGCCTAATCCTTCCATCTCCCTGGAGGCCGAGAACGCTTACGGTCGCTCGCCGTTCACTGGCTATGGCGCCGCAGAGACCACGTTTTCCGTCAGTCAACCTCTGGAACTGTGGGGACAGCGGGGCGCGCGAATCGGTGCCGCACGGGCGGAAGCCGACGCGGCCGGCCTGCGCCGCGACCAGTCGCGATGGGCAGTCGCAGGCCGCCTGGCGCTGATCTATGCCGAAGCGGAAGCAGCCTCTTTGCAGCATGAACTGGCCGCCGAGGCGCTGTCGCTGACGCAGGCGGATGCAAGCGCGGTGATGGCCCTTGTGGAAGAAGGTCGCGAGGCCGTGCTTCGTGGCGTTCAGGCCGAAAGCGAAGTGGAAGCTGCTCGTGCCGTCGTGGACGAGACACGGGCAAACCGGGATGCAGCTTTCGCGCGCCTCGCCGCAGTGGCGATGCTGACCGAGCCGGTCACATCCATCGAAACCAGCCTGCTGAATCGCGCACCCAACCCCTTCACGCCGGATGCACGCAATCCCCTGGCTGTTCAAATTGCCGAGGCCGAGCTGGATGCGGCTGGTGAATTCGTGAACGTGGAGCGACTTCGTGCTCGTCCCGACGTGACTGCTTCGCTCGGTGTCCGGCGATTCGAAGAATACGACACCCAAGCACTCACCTTCGGCATCAGCGTGTCCCTTCCACTGTTCGACAGAAACACGGGCGCTATCAGTGCAGCCCGTGCCGAGCAGCGAGCTGCCGAGGCGCGGCTGGCCAGTTTGAAACTGGAGGCCCAGGCGGATCGCAGCGCTGCACAAGCCCGCCTTGATGCGTCGATCACTCGGACACGTGCTGCCGACAACGGCGTCGCTGCTACCGAAGAAGCCTACCGCCTCGCACGCGCCGGGTTCGATGCCGGGCGCATCTCGCAGTTGGAGCTGCGCAGCATACGGGCGGCCTTGATTGCCGCACGCAATACCGCAGTGGACGCACGCCTGGCGCGCGTCCGTGCAGAAGTCGAACTCGCGCGCCTCGACGGCCGCGCTCCATTTTGA
- a CDS encoding multidrug effflux MFS transporter has translation MSPALPRWRVALLVASLAMLAPFTLDTYLPSFPDIAEEFGAGPARMQQTLSIYLLGFAVMTLVYGPLSDAFGRRRVVLVALVGYMIASIGCALAQSMETFLLMRAAQGATAGAGTVIGRALVRDIYAGHEAQRVMGLMMVMFGAAPALAPVIGGLLHDVAGWRSVFVFLSLFGAAVWLFTFRRMPETLPPVARVSVAPHFVLASYGRALANARFMALVLVLALAFAGMFLYIAASPELIYGLLGYGVNDFWRLFAPLVCGIVLGGWLSSRLAERIPPVTMVTTGFAVMAVAVSLNLLQAHWLPVQPFTALAPLPLYSLGLALCMPNVTVLALDCYPHQRGMASALQAFLQLSANALVAALLVTVLSRSLAWLSLGMTGLYLAAAMLWGLWWLIYGRPVSIDPRGGGPENPA, from the coding sequence GTGAGCCCGGCGCTGCCGCGCTGGCGTGTCGCCCTCCTGGTGGCGTCGCTGGCCATGCTGGCGCCGTTCACCCTGGATACCTATCTCCCGTCCTTTCCCGATATCGCCGAGGAGTTCGGCGCCGGCCCGGCGCGCATGCAGCAGACGCTCAGCATCTACCTGCTGGGCTTTGCCGTGATGACCCTGGTCTACGGGCCGCTGTCCGATGCCTTCGGGCGCCGGCGCGTGGTGCTGGTGGCCCTCGTGGGCTACATGATCGCCTCCATCGGCTGCGCCCTGGCCCAGAGCATGGAGACCTTCCTGCTGATGCGCGCCGCCCAGGGCGCGACGGCCGGCGCGGGCACGGTGATCGGCCGCGCCCTGGTGCGGGATATCTACGCGGGCCACGAGGCGCAGCGGGTCATGGGGCTGATGATGGTGATGTTCGGCGCAGCCCCCGCGCTCGCGCCGGTGATCGGCGGTCTGCTGCACGATGTGGCGGGCTGGCGCTCGGTGTTCGTGTTCCTGTCCCTGTTCGGGGCCGCGGTGTGGCTGTTCACCTTCCGGCGCATGCCGGAAACCCTGCCGCCCGTGGCCCGGGTCAGCGTGGCGCCGCACTTCGTACTGGCCAGTTACGGCCGCGCCCTGGCCAATGCGCGCTTCATGGCCCTGGTCCTGGTTCTCGCCCTGGCCTTCGCCGGCATGTTCCTCTACATCGCCGCCTCGCCGGAGCTGATCTATGGGCTGCTGGGCTACGGCGTGAACGATTTCTGGCGCCTGTTCGCGCCCCTGGTTTGCGGCATCGTGCTGGGCGGCTGGCTCTCTTCCCGACTGGCCGAGCGCATCCCGCCGGTGACCATGGTGACCACGGGCTTTGCGGTGATGGCCGTGGCAGTGAGTCTCAACCTGCTGCAGGCCCACTGGCTGCCGGTCCAGCCCTTCACCGCGCTCGCGCCGCTGCCGTTGTATTCCCTCGGCCTTGCCCTGTGCATGCCCAACGTCACCGTGCTCGCCCTGGACTGTTATCCCCATCAGCGCGGCATGGCCTCCGCCCTGCAGGCCTTTCTGCAACTCAGCGCCAATGCCCTGGTGGCGGCGCTGCTGGTCACCGTGTTGTCCCGCAGCCTGGCCTGGCTCTCCCTCGGCATGACGGGCCTCTATCTCGCCGCAGCAATGCTCTGGGGGCTGTGGTGGTTGATCTACGGGCGTCCCGTGTCTATTGACCCCCGCGGCGGTGGTCCGGAGAATCCGGCCTGA
- a CDS encoding IS4 family transposase, which translates to MDLTRLFNALAEHLASDAFLNTARHPEHPAAFSRRRKLPLNALVASLVCGMCKSVQAELDGFFGSLKAQATLVRHVSAQAFAQARAKLAPAALPALNDHLIKLAEDTGRVPRWHGLRRIAVDGSCLRLALRASHVPRAASRDMLALGCYLPDAQLMLAAQLYSAGYGERQALFEQFERFGTGDLLLLDRGYPCRWLVAALQGKGIDFCMRVDMAKVGFAVVRAFRASGLAEQVVELPAAEDQDVRDFECPEGPLRVRLVRHVNANGSVHILMTSLMDAERFPVAVFGELYHQRWSIEEAFKRLKHRLSLEQVTGLSHLAVQQDFAAKVLCDNLAALASAEARGSENLPAHRRINRAYARTALKPLIPALLLGLATAAMLKEVLKLIGSQTYKHRPGLSKPRPPKPKPHPALSYKAC; encoded by the coding sequence ATGGACCTCACCCGTCTCTTCAATGCCCTGGCAGAGCACCTCGCCTCCGATGCGTTCCTCAACACCGCCCGACATCCTGAGCATCCAGCGGCCTTCTCCCGCCGACGCAAGCTGCCCTTGAACGCACTCGTGGCAAGCTTGGTCTGTGGCATGTGCAAGAGCGTCCAGGCCGAGTTGGATGGCTTCTTCGGCAGTCTCAAGGCGCAGGCCACCTTGGTCCGACACGTGAGCGCACAGGCGTTCGCGCAGGCGCGCGCCAAACTCGCGCCCGCTGCACTGCCGGCGCTCAACGACCACCTCATCAAGCTCGCTGAGGACACTGGCAGGGTGCCGCGCTGGCACGGCCTGCGCCGCATCGCGGTCGACGGCTCCTGTCTGCGGCTGGCGCTGCGCGCCAGCCATGTGCCGCGCGCGGCCAGCCGCGACATGCTGGCCTTGGGCTGCTACTTGCCCGATGCCCAGCTGATGCTGGCCGCCCAGCTCTACAGCGCCGGCTATGGCGAGCGACAGGCCTTGTTCGAGCAGTTCGAGCGCTTTGGAACAGGCGATCTGCTGCTGCTCGATCGCGGCTATCCCTGTCGCTGGCTGGTGGCTGCCCTGCAGGGCAAGGGCATCGACTTCTGCATGCGCGTGGACATGGCCAAGGTCGGCTTTGCTGTGGTCCGGGCGTTCCGTGCCTCGGGTCTTGCCGAGCAGGTCGTGGAGCTGCCTGCCGCCGAGGACCAGGATGTCAGGGACTTCGAATGCCCCGAGGGTCCGCTGCGCGTGCGCCTGGTCCGCCACGTCAACGCTAACGGCAGCGTGCACATCCTCATGACCAGCCTGATGGACGCCGAGCGCTTCCCTGTGGCCGTGTTCGGTGAGCTCTACCATCAGCGCTGGTCCATCGAAGAAGCCTTCAAGCGGCTCAAGCATCGGCTCAGCCTCGAACAAGTGACCGGCCTGAGCCACCTCGCCGTGCAGCAGGACTTCGCCGCCAAGGTGTTGTGCGACAACCTCGCCGCGCTCGCCAGCGCAGAGGCGCGCGGAAGCGAGAACCTGCCCGCTCACCGCCGCATCAACCGGGCCTACGCGAGAACCGCGCTCAAGCCGCTGATCCCGGCCCTGTTGCTTGGGCTCGCCACAGCGGCGATGCTGAAGGAGGTGCTGAAGCTGATCGGATCGCAGACCTACAAGCACAGGCCAGGGCTGTCCAAACCGAGGCCGCCGAAACCAAAGCCGCATCCGGCCCTGAGTTACAAGGCGTGCTGA
- the trpD gene encoding anthranilate phosphoribosyltransferase, with protein MDMQQAIRAVTQRIDLSEQEMTAVMGLIMNGEATPAQMGGFLVGLAMKGETVDEVTAAARVMRDLATRVEVQAGHLVDTCGTGGDASGSFNISTASALVVAAAGGRVAKHGNRSVSSKSGSADVLEAAGVNLDLSPEQVARCIEQVGVGFLFAPKHHGAMKHAVGPRREMGVRTLFNVLGPLTNPAGAPNQVLGVFSNRWLEPLARVLGRLGSRHVMVVHAEDGLDEISIGAPTRVAELRDGEVTVRLIAPEDFGMERADLSRIRVEDAAGSLAMIRGVLDGQPGPARDIVLLNAGAALYVADVAGSHAEGIEMAREAINSGAAAEKLQQLVSFTASC; from the coding sequence ATGGACATGCAGCAAGCCATCCGCGCCGTCACACAGCGCATCGACCTCAGCGAGCAGGAGATGACCGCGGTCATGGGCCTGATCATGAACGGCGAGGCCACGCCCGCTCAGATGGGCGGCTTCCTGGTGGGTCTTGCCATGAAGGGCGAGACGGTGGACGAGGTGACCGCCGCCGCGCGGGTGATGCGCGATCTGGCCACCCGGGTCGAGGTGCAGGCCGGGCACCTGGTGGACACCTGCGGCACCGGCGGCGATGCCTCCGGCAGCTTCAACATCTCCACCGCCAGCGCCCTGGTGGTGGCCGCCGCCGGCGGCCGGGTGGCCAAGCATGGCAACCGTTCCGTCTCCAGCAAGTCAGGCAGCGCCGACGTGCTGGAGGCCGCCGGCGTGAACCTGGACTTGTCGCCGGAGCAGGTGGCCCGCTGCATCGAGCAGGTGGGTGTCGGTTTCCTGTTCGCGCCCAAGCACCACGGCGCCATGAAGCACGCCGTCGGTCCGCGCCGGGAGATGGGCGTGCGCACCCTGTTCAACGTGCTCGGACCGCTCACCAATCCGGCGGGTGCGCCCAACCAGGTGCTGGGTGTGTTCAGCAACCGCTGGCTGGAGCCCCTGGCCCGGGTGCTGGGCCGACTCGGCAGCCGTCACGTGATGGTGGTCCATGCCGAGGACGGCCTGGACGAGATCAGCATCGGCGCGCCCACCCGGGTGGCGGAACTGCGCGACGGCGAGGTCACGGTGCGCCTGATCGCCCCCGAGGATTTCGGCATGGAACGCGCCGACCTGTCCAGGATTCGCGTGGAGGATGCCGCGGGCAGTCTCGCCATGATCCGCGGCGTGCTGGACGGCCAGCCGGGCCCGGCCCGGGACATCGTGCTGCTCAATGCCGGCGCGGCGTTGTACGTGGCCGACGTTGCCGGCAGCCACGCAGAAGGCATCGAAATGGCCCGTGAAGCCATCAACTCCGGCGCCGCCGCTGAGAAACTTCAGCAGCTGGTGTCTTTCACGGCGTCCTGCTGA
- a CDS encoding anthranilate synthase component II produces MVKLLMIDNYDSFTYNLVQYLGELGAQVEVRRNDALTVDDVAALVPERIMISPGPCTPNEAGISMETIRRFAGEIPVFGVCLGHQAIGQVFGGKVVHAREIMHGKTSLIHHAGKGVFRGLPNPFEATRYHSLVIEKESIPDCLEITAWTETPDGQMDEIMGVRHKTLAVEGVQFHPESILTRHGHDLLRNFLTMEADAPARS; encoded by the coding sequence ATGGTTAAATTGCTGATGATCGACAACTACGATTCCTTCACCTACAACCTGGTCCAGTACCTGGGCGAGCTGGGTGCCCAGGTCGAGGTGCGGCGCAATGACGCGTTGACGGTGGACGATGTGGCCGCCCTTGTGCCCGAGCGCATCATGATCTCGCCGGGCCCCTGCACCCCCAACGAAGCGGGCATCTCCATGGAGACCATCCGCCGCTTCGCCGGCGAGATCCCCGTGTTCGGCGTGTGTCTCGGGCACCAGGCCATCGGCCAGGTGTTCGGCGGCAAGGTGGTGCACGCCCGGGAGATCATGCACGGCAAGACCTCGCTCATTCACCACGCCGGCAAGGGCGTGTTCAGGGGCCTGCCCAATCCCTTCGAGGCCACCCGCTATCACTCCCTGGTGATCGAAAAAGAGAGCATCCCCGATTGCCTGGAGATCACCGCCTGGACCGAGACCCCGGACGGGCAGATGGACGAGATCATGGGCGTGCGCCACAAGACCCTGGCAGTGGAGGGCGTGCAGTTCCACCCGGAGTCCATCCTCACCCGCCACGGACACGACCTGCTGCGTAACTTCCTGACCATGGAGGCGGACGCGCCTGCCCGGTCGTGA